A genomic window from Acinetobacter lwoffii includes:
- the aroB gene encoding 3-dehydroquinate synthase, whose translation MQTLYVELGERRYPIFIGSDLDPQALLAPYIQGKQMMIVSNTTVAPLYLQRYQTAIEALDKRVATCILPDGEKYKDSQHLNLIFDALLEAGFNRDCTVLALGGGVIGDMAGFASACFQRGVYFIQVPTTLLSQVDSSVGGKTGINHPLGKNMIGAFQQPQVVLADMSQLVTLPDRELSAGLAEVIKYALLGDESFLVWLEENMDALVARDEKLLAEAVYRSCAHKARIVANDEKEQGERALLNLGHTFGHAIESYMGYGVWLHGEAVATGMVMAADLSQRMGWIFQEDLERTKKIISRAKLPVVCPKIPLDDFLAYMAHDKKVLNGQLRLVLLKQLGEAVITRDFDLELMKQAILANQA comes from the coding sequence ATGCAAACCTTATATGTAGAACTCGGAGAACGTCGTTACCCTATTTTTATCGGGAGCGATCTGGATCCACAGGCCTTATTGGCTCCCTATATTCAGGGTAAGCAAATGATGATTGTAAGCAATACCACAGTTGCTCCACTTTATTTGCAGCGTTATCAAACTGCGATTGAAGCTCTAGACAAACGTGTTGCGACCTGTATTTTGCCTGATGGTGAAAAATATAAGGATAGCCAGCATCTGAACCTGATTTTTGATGCATTGCTTGAAGCCGGTTTTAACCGGGATTGCACCGTGCTTGCGTTGGGTGGGGGTGTAATTGGAGATATGGCTGGCTTTGCCTCAGCCTGTTTCCAGCGCGGTGTGTACTTTATCCAAGTGCCGACAACCTTGCTGTCGCAGGTCGATTCTAGTGTGGGTGGAAAAACCGGGATTAATCACCCACTGGGTAAAAACATGATTGGTGCTTTCCAGCAACCTCAAGTGGTACTGGCGGATATGTCGCAGCTTGTTACTTTGCCGGACCGCGAACTTTCAGCAGGTTTGGCTGAAGTGATTAAATATGCGCTACTAGGCGATGAGTCATTTCTGGTCTGGCTTGAAGAAAACATGGATGCTCTGGTCGCTCGTGATGAGAAATTATTGGCTGAGGCCGTTTATCGTTCCTGTGCGCATAAGGCACGGATCGTAGCCAATGATGAGAAGGAGCAAGGGGAACGTGCTTTACTCAATTTAGGCCATACCTTTGGTCATGCGATTGAATCCTACATGGGGTATGGTGTCTGGCTACATGGCGAGGCTGTTGCCACCGGTATGGTGATGGCTGCGGATCTGTCACAGCGTATGGGCTGGATTTTTCAAGAAGATTTAGAACGTACAAAAAAAATCATTTCTCGTGCCAAACTTCCTGTGGTTTGTCCTAAAATCCCTCTGGATGATTTTCTGGCCTATATGGCCCATGACAAAAAAGTCTTAAATGGACAATTGCGTTTGGTGTTATTAAAGCAATTAGGCGAAGCAGTGATTACCCGGGACTTTGATCTCGAGTTAATGAAACAGGCAATTTTAGCCAATCAGGCATAG
- the aroK gene encoding shikimate kinase AroK produces MPSKEFETLPNIYLVGPMGAGKTTVGRHLAELLGREFLDSDHEIERKTGATIPWIFEKEGEQGFRDRETAVINDLTSRPHLVLATGGGAITQVLNRDYLKQRGIVVYLYTPVEIQLQRTYRDKNRPLLQVENPEQKLRDLLAVRDPLYREVAHHIIETNQGAARDLAQRILNLITSKN; encoded by the coding sequence TTGCCAAGCAAAGAGTTTGAAACCCTACCAAATATTTATTTGGTAGGGCCGATGGGGGCCGGTAAAACAACAGTAGGACGACATCTCGCAGAATTGTTAGGACGCGAATTTCTAGACAGTGATCATGAAATTGAACGTAAAACAGGTGCGACTATTCCCTGGATTTTCGAAAAAGAAGGGGAGCAGGGTTTCCGTGACCGTGAAACTGCTGTGATTAATGACCTTACCTCACGTCCCCATCTGGTTTTAGCCACCGGTGGTGGTGCAATTACTCAGGTTTTAAACCGGGACTATCTGAAACAGCGCGGAATCGTTGTTTATCTCTATACGCCGGTTGAAATTCAACTGCAACGTACCTATCGCGATAAAAACCGTCCACTCCTTCAAGTCGAAAATCCGGAACAAAAGTTACGTGATTTATTGGCAGTCCGTGATCCCTTGTATCGAGAAGTGGCACATCATATTATTGAGACCAATCAGGGTGCTGCGCGTGATCTGGCGCAACGGATTCTCAATCTTATTACTTCTAAAAACTAA
- a CDS encoding TPM domain-containing protein: MSEMLLKYCAGLILMLGMGMTTLVSAETATATDTEEVIVAREILQPKIGQNTSAQKSEAETEIEAASQPQITNDMAEGQLQRDLPSMNEPVIDQANLLSPAEKQQLSQRILKLYNEGKGQIGVVIVPTTGQEDIFDYSMRVAEAWQLGSAKRDNGLLMTIAINDRRIQILTGYGLEGVLPDIVAGRIINDNITPYFKQGQYAQGIDSGLAEIERILNLDPEIAAQAADELKELHEQAYKAQQASQATFGAVIFIIIAGVVASMIFGKKLSAATAAVAGTAAGLVNGMGLIASLMIGAGVFFLLVTSLAQLILHAFMAGGGRGGNGRGGFGGGFGGGGGGFGGGGASGSW, encoded by the coding sequence ATGTCCGAGATGCTGCTGAAATACTGTGCTGGTTTGATTCTCATGCTGGGCATGGGGATGACGACACTTGTTTCAGCAGAAACGGCCACAGCTACAGATACTGAAGAAGTCATCGTAGCTCGTGAAATTTTGCAGCCAAAAATTGGTCAAAATACTTCAGCTCAAAAAAGTGAAGCTGAAACAGAAATTGAAGCAGCATCACAGCCACAGATTACCAACGATATGGCAGAAGGGCAGCTACAGCGAGATTTACCGAGTATGAATGAGCCGGTCATTGATCAGGCAAATTTACTTAGTCCCGCTGAAAAACAGCAACTCAGTCAGCGTATTCTGAAACTTTATAATGAAGGCAAAGGGCAAATAGGTGTAGTCATTGTTCCGACCACGGGGCAAGAAGATATTTTTGATTATTCCATGCGCGTTGCTGAAGCCTGGCAGCTGGGTTCAGCCAAACGCGACAATGGTTTATTGATGACCATTGCCATTAATGATCGCCGCATTCAGATTTTGACCGGTTATGGTCTGGAAGGTGTGTTGCCTGACATCGTGGCTGGCCGGATTATTAATGACAACATCACGCCGTATTTTAAGCAAGGACAGTATGCTCAGGGGATTGATTCTGGACTGGCAGAAATTGAACGGATTTTAAATCTAGATCCTGAAATTGCAGCTCAAGCTGCAGATGAACTGAAAGAACTACACGAACAGGCCTATAAAGCGCAACAAGCTTCTCAAGCAACTTTTGGTGCTGTGATCTTTATTATTATTGCTGGTGTGGTTGCTTCGATGATTTTTGGTAAAAAGCTCAGTGCTGCAACGGCTGCAGTGGCTGGAACTGCTGCTGGACTGGTCAATGGCATGGGCTTAATTGCGAGTTTAATGATTGGTGCCGGAGTATTCTTTTTATTGGTCACTTCACTGGCTCAGCTGATTTTACATGCGTTTATGGCCGGTGGTGGCCGCGGCGGTAATGGTCGTGGTGGTTTTGGTGGCGGCTTCGGTGGTGGCGGTGGCGGTTTTGGTGGGGGAGGAGCATCAGGCTCATGGTAA
- a CDS encoding LemA family protein translates to MRVFKQSLIALMLASTLTLSGCGYNTLQVKDEAVTAAWSEVQNQYQRRADLVPNLVNVVKGYASHEEQVLTEVTQARANVAGLKVDREVLEDPELFQRYQEAQAQMTSALSRLLAVTENYPDLKANQQFRDLQVQLEGTENRIAVARNRYITTVQDFNSYARQFPQVMTAKVIGMDTKANFSAEQSAQKAPTVSFE, encoded by the coding sequence ATGCGTGTATTTAAACAATCTCTTATCGCCTTGATGCTGGCCAGTACCTTGACCTTAAGTGGTTGCGGCTATAATACCTTGCAAGTCAAAGATGAAGCCGTAACGGCCGCTTGGTCCGAAGTACAAAACCAGTATCAGCGCCGTGCCGATTTAGTACCTAATCTGGTAAATGTGGTCAAAGGCTATGCCTCGCATGAAGAGCAGGTTTTAACTGAAGTGACACAAGCACGTGCCAATGTTGCCGGTTTAAAAGTAGATCGTGAAGTGCTGGAAGATCCTGAATTATTCCAGCGTTATCAGGAAGCACAGGCGCAGATGACCAGCGCCTTGTCTCGTCTCTTAGCCGTCACTGAGAATTATCCAGATTTGAAAGCAAATCAACAGTTCCGTGATTTACAAGTACAGTTAGAAGGGACTGAAAACCGGATTGCTGTGGCACGTAACCGTTATATCACAACGGTTCAGGACTTTAACTCTTATGCTCGTCAGTTCCCGCAAGTCATGACCGCTAAAGTGATTGGTATGGACACCAAAGCGAACTTTAGCGCCGAGCAAAGTGCACAGAAAGCTCCAACAGTTTCCTTTGAATAA
- a CDS encoding TPM domain-containing protein codes for MVTTTDTTEIVTQPKLEEHAQPSFKRWLKHFFYMPATKRFFSKQDQHAIALAVEEAEHGHVGEIQVVIEGCLSARSAYYQDTLCRARQLFAELGVWDTEYNSGVLLYLNLCEHKVEIVIDRGIKDATTQQVWDEICQNIIQHLAQQKFKEGVIEGIKQIGQVLDQYYDRKIDDLENELGNKPIVLG; via the coding sequence ATGGTAACAACAACAGATACAACAGAGATTGTCACACAGCCGAAGTTAGAAGAGCATGCACAGCCGAGTTTTAAGCGCTGGCTCAAGCATTTCTTTTATATGCCGGCGACCAAGCGTTTTTTCTCCAAGCAGGATCAACATGCAATTGCACTAGCTGTTGAAGAAGCAGAGCATGGTCATGTCGGAGAAATTCAGGTCGTAATCGAGGGATGCTTATCTGCACGATCAGCCTATTATCAGGATACTTTGTGTAGAGCTCGACAACTCTTTGCCGAGCTCGGTGTCTGGGATACTGAATATAACAGCGGGGTACTGCTCTATTTGAACCTCTGCGAGCATAAGGTTGAGATTGTGATTGATCGAGGAATTAAAGATGCAACGACCCAGCAAGTTTGGGATGAAATCTGCCAAAATATTATTCAACATCTCGCTCAGCAGAAGTTTAAAGAAGGTGTAATTGAAGGGATTAAGCAGATTGGACAGGTCTTAGATCAGTACTATGATCGTAAAATAGATGATTTAGAAAATGAATTAGGGAATAAACCCATTGTATTAGGGTGA
- a CDS encoding FAD-dependent oxidoreductase → MAERLNNDFQFLDVARQDPEKKEIDVRKAEFVEIYKPYTAEIAANQTHRCLGCGNPYCEWKCPVHNYIPNWLKLVSEGRLFQAAELCHQTNTLPEVCGRVCPQDRLCEGACTLNDGFGAVTIGNAEKYINDTAFALGWRPDMSNVQWTNKKVAIIGAGPAGLGCADILVRNGVKPVVFDKRPEIGGLLTFGIPEFKMEKDVMKRRREIFTGMGVEFRLNTEIGTDVTIDQLLADYDAVFMGMGTYTYMKGGFAGEDLDGVYDALDFLIANVNRCQGWEKDPAEYISVEGKKVIVLGGGDTAMDCNRTSIRQGAESVVCAYRRDEENMPGSRREVQNAREEGVNFQFNRQPIAIVGENGKVTGVKFITTQLGEPDSRGRRSPEPIPGSEEILTADAVLLAFGFRTSPADWFTDVEINLDGSGRVVAAEQQQYKFQTSNPKIFAGGDMVRGSDLVVTAIWEGRQAAEGILDYLDV, encoded by the coding sequence ATGGCAGAACGCCTGAATAATGACTTTCAATTCCTGGATGTCGCACGCCAAGATCCAGAGAAAAAAGAGATTGATGTCCGCAAAGCAGAATTTGTGGAAATTTATAAGCCTTACACAGCGGAAATTGCAGCCAATCAGACGCATCGCTGCCTAGGCTGTGGTAACCCTTATTGTGAATGGAAATGTCCGGTACATAACTACATTCCCAACTGGTTGAAACTGGTGTCTGAAGGCCGGTTGTTCCAGGCGGCTGAACTGTGTCACCAGACCAATACCTTGCCGGAGGTCTGTGGCCGTGTTTGTCCGCAAGACCGTCTGTGTGAAGGGGCATGTACCCTGAACGACGGTTTCGGTGCAGTGACGATCGGGAATGCAGAAAAATATATCAATGATACCGCCTTTGCTTTGGGCTGGCGTCCAGATATGTCCAATGTGCAATGGACCAATAAAAAAGTCGCGATTATCGGGGCAGGTCCGGCAGGACTTGGCTGTGCAGATATTCTGGTGCGTAACGGGGTAAAACCTGTGGTCTTTGATAAACGTCCGGAAATTGGTGGTTTGCTGACTTTCGGTATTCCAGAGTTCAAGATGGAAAAAGACGTAATGAAGCGCCGCCGTGAAATTTTCACCGGTATGGGTGTTGAATTCCGTCTGAACACTGAGATTGGTACAGATGTGACCATCGACCAGTTACTTGCCGATTATGATGCGGTATTTATGGGTATGGGAACCTATACCTATATGAAAGGTGGTTTTGCCGGTGAAGATCTGGATGGTGTGTATGATGCACTAGATTTCCTGATTGCGAATGTCAATCGTTGTCAGGGCTGGGAAAAAGACCCAGCTGAATACATCAGCGTGGAAGGCAAGAAAGTCATCGTTTTAGGCGGTGGTGATACAGCTATGGACTGTAACCGTACCTCAATTCGTCAAGGTGCTGAATCGGTCGTTTGTGCTTACCGTCGTGATGAAGAAAATATGCCAGGTTCACGTCGTGAAGTACAAAATGCACGTGAAGAAGGGGTGAATTTCCAGTTTAACCGTCAGCCGATCGCAATCGTCGGTGAAAATGGCAAAGTAACTGGCGTGAAATTTATTACTACTCAGCTAGGTGAGCCAGACAGTCGTGGTCGCCGTAGTCCAGAGCCGATTCCAGGTTCAGAAGAAATTTTGACGGCAGATGCAGTTCTGCTGGCTTTTGGTTTCCGTACCAGTCCAGCAGACTGGTTCACCGATGTGGAAATTAATCTGGATGGTTCAGGTCGTGTCGTTGCCGCTGAGCAGCAACAATACAAATTCCAGACCTCAAATCCAAAAATCTTCGCTGGTGGTGATATGGTTCGTGGTTCTGATCTTGTGGTAACCGCAATCTGGGAAGGCCGTCAGGCAGCTGAAGGTATCCTGGATTACCTTGATGTCTAA
- the gltB gene encoding glutamate synthase large subunit yields MPSPNNVAPAQGLYQPDEFKDNCGFGLIAHMQGDASHDLVKTAIHSLSCMTHRGGIAADGKTGDGCGLLLAMPKKFFREEAKRLSDTTLSEVFAVGSVFLNLDPALAAHAKQVLNKEIEAEGLIVLAWRVIPTNVDALGEIALQSMPAFEQIIVNCPMGVTEVEFNRKLFLARRRAEQLLSNDTSFYVTTLCSTVISYKGLMMPEAIADFYTDLADPRLESHIVVFHQRFSTNTLPRWPLAQPFRYLAHNGEINTITANRNWAMARVPKFENPLLPGLTELNPIVNRTGSDSSSLDNMLEILVGGGMDLFRALRMLVPPAWQNVETLDADLRAFYEFNSKHMEAWDGPAGLVIQDGRHAICMLDRNGLRPARWVITKNGYITLASEIGVWGYQPEDVISKGRVGPGQMLVIDTQTGKVLDTQDVNNHLKRMRPYREWLRENSVRLQGSPELEEYLCDQGLKGDGLKAAQKMFMVTFEERDQLLRPIAESGQEAVGSMGDDTPMAVLSRQVRHVSDYFRQQFAQVTNPPIDPLRESIVMSLETCLGREQNVFEQGPEHADRLIISSPVLSNSKMHQIRTLGRAGYEIADIDLNYAETEGLEAAIARICEESAQAIRDGKTLLVLSDKKIREGYLPANAFMITGAVHHHLINTGLRTDANLIIETGFARDPHQFAVLLGFGATAIYPYLAYDVINDLVAKGELLGDPIYAQNNFRKGIEKGLLKVLSKMGISTVASYRGGQLFEAVGLSDEVVGKCFIGVPSRIQGATFVDLENDQKQLADIAWKNRKPIDQGGLLKFVFGKEYHAFNPDVINSLHKAVRSGNYADFKEYAELVNNRPIATIRDLFKLKTDNSIPVEQVESVEEILPRFDSAGMSLGALSPEAHEAIAIAMNTIGGRSNSGEGGEDPARYGTIRNSKIKQIASGRFGVTPAYLTSAEVLQIKVAQGAKPGEGGQLPGGKVNGLIARLRYSVPGVTLISPPPHHDIYSIEDLSQLIFDLKQVNPQAMVSVKLVSEPGVGTIAAGVAKAYADFITISGYDGGTAASPLSSIHHAGSPWELGLSEAHQALRVNDLRGKVRVQTDGGLKTGLDVVKAAILGAESFGFGSTPMIALGCKYLRICHLNNCATGVATQQDHLRQEHYIGEPQMLINFFTFIAEETREWLAALGVSSLKDLIGRTDLLEVLPGETAKHAHLDLSKLLESHPAAEGKAQYCQVQGNAPFDKGILAEKMVDEILPAIEAGTGGEYSFTIGNCDRSIGARLSGEIAKRYGNLSMEAHPVKVHLNGTAGQSLGVWNAGGLHISLEGDANDYVGKGMAGGRISIFPPKGSPFQTQNTAIIGNTCLYGATGGKLYAAGTAGERFAVRNSGAFAVIEGAGDHCCEYMTGGIVTVLGKVGHNFGAGMTGGFAYVLDLDNDFVDHYNHELIELNRISTEAMEEHKAFLGRILDEHIKETGSAWAYKIRHEFDFYSRKFWLVKPKAANLQTLLKTTQADPQ; encoded by the coding sequence ATGCCATCGCCTAACAATGTAGCTCCCGCTCAAGGTTTATACCAACCGGATGAGTTTAAAGATAACTGTGGTTTCGGTTTGATCGCCCATATGCAGGGTGATGCTAGCCATGATCTCGTCAAGACCGCGATTCATAGTTTGAGTTGTATGACCCACCGTGGTGGTATTGCCGCAGATGGCAAGACTGGAGATGGTTGTGGTTTGCTCTTGGCAATGCCAAAAAAATTCTTCCGTGAAGAAGCAAAACGCTTAAGTGATACCACCTTAAGTGAAGTCTTTGCTGTAGGTTCAGTATTCCTAAATCTTGATCCTGCGCTTGCTGCTCATGCCAAACAGGTTTTAAACAAAGAGATTGAAGCTGAAGGTTTAATCGTTTTGGCTTGGCGTGTGATTCCGACCAATGTCGATGCCCTTGGTGAAATTGCTTTGCAATCGATGCCAGCATTTGAACAGATTATTGTTAACTGTCCAATGGGTGTGACTGAGGTTGAATTTAACCGTAAGTTATTCCTGGCACGCCGTCGTGCAGAGCAGCTGTTAAGCAATGATACGTCTTTCTATGTCACGACTTTATGTTCAACGGTGATCAGCTATAAAGGCTTGATGATGCCGGAAGCGATTGCAGATTTTTATACAGATCTGGCTGATCCACGTTTGGAATCGCATATTGTGGTGTTCCATCAGCGCTTCTCGACCAATACTCTGCCACGCTGGCCTTTGGCACAACCGTTCCGTTACTTGGCGCACAATGGTGAAATTAATACCATTACTGCGAACCGTAACTGGGCCATGGCGCGTGTGCCAAAATTTGAAAATCCGTTATTGCCTGGTTTAACTGAACTGAATCCAATTGTGAACCGTACCGGTTCAGATTCTTCAAGCCTGGATAACATGCTGGAGATTCTGGTCGGTGGTGGCATGGATCTGTTCCGTGCACTCCGTATGCTGGTTCCGCCTGCCTGGCAGAATGTGGAAACCTTAGATGCAGACTTGCGTGCATTCTATGAATTCAACTCAAAACATATGGAAGCTTGGGATGGCCCGGCAGGTCTGGTGATTCAGGATGGGCGTCATGCGATCTGTATGCTGGATCGTAATGGTCTGCGTCCTGCGCGTTGGGTCATTACCAAAAATGGTTATATCACATTGGCTTCTGAAATTGGTGTCTGGGGTTATCAGCCTGAAGATGTGATTTCTAAAGGACGTGTGGGTCCAGGTCAGATGCTGGTGATCGACACACAAACCGGCAAGGTGCTGGATACGCAAGATGTCAATAATCATCTGAAACGCATGCGTCCATACCGCGAATGGTTACGTGAAAATTCTGTGCGTCTGCAAGGTAGTCCAGAGCTGGAAGAATATTTATGTGATCAAGGCTTAAAAGGCGATGGTCTGAAAGCGGCACAAAAAATGTTCATGGTGACCTTTGAAGAGCGTGACCAGTTGTTACGTCCGATTGCTGAAAGCGGTCAGGAAGCTGTTGGCTCTATGGGTGATGATACCCCAATGGCGGTATTGTCTCGTCAGGTGCGCCATGTGTCGGATTATTTCCGCCAGCAGTTTGCACAGGTGACCAACCCGCCGATCGATCCACTACGTGAATCGATTGTGATGTCACTGGAAACCTGTTTAGGTCGTGAACAAAATGTATTTGAACAAGGACCTGAGCATGCTGATCGTCTGATCATTTCTAGCCCTGTGCTGTCTAATTCGAAAATGCATCAGATCCGTACGCTGGGTCGTGCCGGCTATGAAATTGCAGATATCGACCTGAACTATGCTGAAACCGAAGGTCTGGAAGCTGCGATTGCGCGTATTTGTGAAGAGTCTGCGCAAGCCATTCGTGATGGTAAAACCTTACTGGTGCTTTCAGACAAAAAAATCCGTGAAGGTTACTTGCCAGCCAATGCTTTCATGATCACCGGCGCGGTGCATCATCACCTGATCAATACCGGTTTGCGTACTGACGCTAACCTGATTATTGAAACCGGATTTGCCCGTGATCCACATCAGTTTGCAGTGCTACTTGGTTTTGGTGCAACTGCGATCTATCCATACCTAGCTTATGACGTGATCAATGATCTGGTCGCGAAAGGCGAATTATTGGGTGATCCGATTTATGCACAAAACAATTTCCGTAAAGGGATTGAAAAAGGCTTATTGAAAGTTCTTTCGAAAATGGGTATTTCTACGGTTGCCTCTTACCGTGGTGGTCAGCTGTTTGAAGCAGTCGGTCTATCGGATGAAGTGGTGGGTAAATGCTTCATCGGTGTGCCAAGCCGTATTCAGGGTGCCACTTTTGTCGACCTTGAAAATGATCAGAAACAGTTGGCGGATATTGCCTGGAAAAACCGTAAACCAATCGATCAGGGCGGCTTGCTGAAATTTGTATTCGGCAAGGAATACCATGCCTTTAACCCGGACGTGATCAACTCGCTACATAAAGCAGTACGTTCTGGGAACTACGCAGATTTTAAAGAATATGCGGAACTGGTGAATAACCGTCCAATTGCGACGATTCGTGACCTGTTCAAACTGAAAACAGACAACTCGATTCCAGTCGAACAAGTGGAATCTGTGGAAGAGATCCTGCCTCGCTTTGACTCTGCGGGTATGTCTTTGGGTGCACTGTCACCTGAAGCACATGAAGCGATTGCGATTGCCATGAATACGATTGGCGGTCGTTCAAACTCGGGTGAGGGCGGTGAAGATCCAGCGCGTTACGGCACCATCCGTAACTCGAAAATCAAACAAATTGCATCGGGCCGTTTTGGTGTAACGCCTGCTTATTTAACATCAGCAGAAGTTCTCCAGATTAAAGTCGCGCAAGGTGCAAAACCAGGTGAAGGTGGTCAGTTGCCGGGTGGTAAAGTGAATGGTCTGATTGCCCGTTTACGTTACTCTGTGCCGGGCGTTACCCTGATTTCGCCACCTCCGCATCATGACATCTATTCAATTGAAGATTTATCACAGTTGATCTTTGATTTAAAACAGGTTAACCCACAGGCGATGGTGTCAGTTAAGCTGGTTTCTGAACCGGGTGTCGGTACGATTGCGGCAGGTGTAGCGAAAGCGTATGCCGATTTCATTACCATTTCTGGTTATGATGGCGGGACAGCGGCTTCTCCACTTTCTTCAATTCATCATGCAGGTTCACCGTGGGAACTGGGTCTTTCTGAAGCGCATCAGGCCCTTCGTGTCAATGACCTGCGTGGTAAAGTTCGCGTACAAACAGATGGCGGTTTAAAAACCGGTCTGGATGTTGTCAAAGCAGCAATTCTGGGTGCAGAAAGCTTCGGCTTTGGTTCGACTCCAATGATTGCCTTGGGTTGTAAATACCTGCGTATCTGCCACTTGAATAACTGTGCAACCGGTGTAGCAACCCAGCAAGATCATTTACGTCAAGAGCATTATATTGGCGAGCCACAAATGCTGATCAACTTCTTCACCTTTATTGCTGAAGAAACCCGTGAATGGCTGGCAGCACTCGGTGTATCAAGTCTGAAAGACCTGATTGGCCGTACGGATCTGCTGGAAGTCTTGCCGGGTGAAACTGCAAAGCATGCACATCTTGATTTAAGCAAATTGCTTGAGTCACATCCTGCTGCAGAAGGTAAAGCACAGTATTGTCAGGTTCAAGGCAATGCACCATTCGATAAAGGGATTCTGGCAGAGAAAATGGTGGATGAGATTCTGCCTGCGATTGAAGCAGGAACTGGCGGCGAATATAGCTTCACGATCGGTAACTGTGACCGTTCGATTGGTGCCCGTCTGTCTGGTGAAATTGCGAAACGCTATGGCAACCTGAGCATGGAGGCCCATCCGGTGAAAGTTCACCTGAATGGTACTGCGGGTCAGTCGCTGGGTGTCTGGAATGCCGGTGGTCTGCATATCAGCCTGGAAGGCGATGCCAATGACTATGTCGGTAAAGGCATGGCTGGTGGTCGTATCTCGATCTTTCCGCCAAAAGGTTCACCATTCCAGACGCAAAATACCGCGATTATTGGTAATACCTGTTTGTACGGTGCGACTGGCGGTAAGCTATATGCAGCGGGTACAGCAGGCGAGCGTTTTGCAGTACGTAACTCGGGTGCATTTGCCGTGATTGAAGGTGCAGGTGATCACTGCTGTGAATATATGACAGGTGGTATCGTGACGGTACTGGGTAAAGTTGGGCATAACTTCGGTGCAGGTATGACGGGTGGTTTTGCTTATGTACTTGATCTGGATAATGACTTCGTTGATCATTATAACCATGAGCTGATTGAGCTGAATCGTATTTCAACCGAAGCGATGGAAGAGCACAAAGCCTTCCTGGGTCGTATCCTGGATGAACATATTAAAGAAACGGGTAGTGCTTGGGCGTACAAGATCCGCCATGAGTTTGACTTCTACAGCCGTAAGTTCTGGTTGGTAAAACCAAAAGCAGCCAACTTGCAAACGCTGTTGAAAACAACTCAAGCTGATCCACAATAA
- a CDS encoding pilin: MKSVQKGFTLIELMIVVAIIGILAAVALPAYQDYTVRAKVSEGILAASSCRSAVTEAVDSGTIPATGQKWGCEQGEAGTDKTKAATKYVQQVAVSNSGTSVGQIRVTLTNDTSLKSAAGLNIYMTPTTDVDGNVALNLTTVSGVTTDTATTALIKSWSCGLVSGDADKQKYLPATCRKVQTAGTF, translated from the coding sequence ATGAAATCAGTTCAAAAGGGTTTCACCCTGATCGAATTAATGATCGTTGTTGCGATTATTGGTATTCTTGCTGCGGTTGCTCTTCCTGCTTATCAAGACTATACAGTTCGCGCCAAAGTATCTGAAGGTATTTTAGCTGCCTCTTCTTGTCGTTCAGCAGTAACTGAAGCAGTTGATTCAGGTACTATTCCAGCTACAGGTCAAAAATGGGGCTGTGAACAAGGTGAAGCTGGTACAGATAAGACAAAAGCAGCAACTAAATATGTTCAACAAGTAGCAGTTTCAAATTCTGGTACCTCTGTAGGACAAATCCGCGTAACATTAACAAATGATACTTCATTGAAAAGTGCAGCAGGTTTAAATATCTATATGACACCTACAACTGATGTTGATGGTAACGTTGCATTAAATTTAACTACTGTTTCAGGTGTAACTACTGATACAGCTACAACAGCTTTAATTAAGTCTTGGTCTTGTGGTTTAGTGAGTGGCGATGCTGATAAACAGAAATATTTGCCAGCTACTTGCCGTAAAGTACAAACTGCAGGTACTTTCTAA